A portion of the Juglans microcarpa x Juglans regia isolate MS1-56 chromosome 1D, Jm3101_v1.0, whole genome shotgun sequence genome contains these proteins:
- the LOC121237357 gene encoding LOW QUALITY PROTEIN: ABC transporter B family member 11-like (The sequence of the model RefSeq protein was modified relative to this genomic sequence to represent the inferred CDS: inserted 3 bases in 2 codons), producing the protein MAEENTSHGQITLEQATAWTSIKVVDSGKNKESTDNQQNSNKTQEKEESNTVPYYKLFSFADSLDYLLMFVGTVAAVGSGISMPFMTIIFGDTIDSFGGTVNTKDVVHEVSKMSFIKFVYLALGSSVASFFQMACWTVTGERQAARIRSLYLKTILRQDIGFFDKEIKTGEIVGRMSGDIVLIQNALGEKVGKFIQLVGTFIGGFVIAFVKGWLLALVMLSSFPPLVIAAAAMSIIIGKMASNGQTAYSVAATVVEQTIGSIRTVASYTGEKEAITKYNKSLTNAYKSGVQEGLVAGLGLGAAMFIISCSYALAVWFGGKMILEEGYTGGDVINVVIAILSGSVSLGHASPCMNTFAAGQAAAFKMFETINKKLEIDAYNTNGLQLDDIRGDIELRDVYFSYPTRPEEHIFTGFSFSIPSGATAALVGQSGSGKSTVITLIERFYDPQAGEILIDNINLREFQLKWIRQKMGLVSQEPVLFTSSIEDNIGYGKDGATTEEIRAAAELANAAKFIDKLPQGLDTRVGEHGTQLSXGQKQRIALARAILKDPRILLLDEATSALDAESERLVQEALDRIMTNRTTIIIAHRLSTVRNADMIAVIHQGRIVEKGTHSEMIKDPEGPYSQLIRLQNLSTMSEQIALNDQDRLEVVSNSGRNSSPQFSLLGSISLESPGIGNRRCLSFSTPFGVATAVSVQETEAVKTSTPASAPAPAQLPLEVSLCRLAYLNKPEVPVLLLGTIAAAANGVILPSFGIVISGVIKTFYESGDELRKDSTFWALIFVLLGVASLLAQPSKSYFFAVAGCKLIRRIRLMCFKKVVYMEVSWFDEAEHSSGALGARLSADAASVRGLVGDALALLVENLATAIAGLVIAFTANWILALIILVLLPLVGVNGYLQIKFLKGFSADAKKMYEEASQIANDAVGNIRTVSSFCAEEKVMELYCRKCEGPIKIGIRXKFINAVGFGLSLFLLFSVYACSFYVGARLVEDGKTTFSEVSRVFFALIMMAVGISQSGSLAPDASKAKSAAASIFAILDRKSKVDSSDTSGMTIENLKGDIEIHHVSFRYPTRPDVQIFRDLCLTIYSGKTVALVGESGSGKSTVISLLQRFYEPDSGYITLDGIELQKLQLKWLRKQMGLVSQEPVLFNDTIRANIAYGKEGNAAEEEILAAAELANANKFICSLQQGYDTTVGERGVQLSGGQKQRVAIARATLKAPKILLLDEATSALDAESEHVVQDALDRVMVHRTTVVVAHRFSTIKGADLIVVLKDGVVAERGKHQTLINIKDGIYASLVALHIKAS; encoded by the exons ATGGCTGAGGAAAATACTTCACATGGACAAATAACCTTGGAACAGGCCACAGCATGGACAAGCATTAAAGTAGTCGATtctggaaaaaataaagaaagtacGGACAATCAGCAAAATTCAAACAAGACCCAGGAGAAAGAGGAAAGCAATACAGTTCCATATTACAAGCTTTTCTCCTTTGCTGACTCCCTGGATTATCTACTAATGTTTGTTGGCACAGTGGCTGCTGTTGGAAGTGGAATCTCTATGCCTTTCATGACCATAATCTTTGGAGATACGATCGATTCTTTTGGAGGAACAGTAAATACCAAAGATGTAGTTCATGAGGTTTCCAAG ATGTCCTTTATAAAGTTTGTATACTTGGCTTTGGGATCTAGTGTTGCATCATTTTTTC AGATGGCTTGTTGGACAGTGACTGGGGAGAGGCAGGCTGCAAGAATAAGAAGTTTATACTTAAAAACGATTTTGAGGCAAGATATTGGCTTTTTTGATAAGGAAATTAAAACAGGGGAAATAGTTGGGAGAATGTCAGGAGACATTGTACTTATTCAGAATGCATTGGGCGAGAAG GTTGGAAAGTTCATACAATTGGTAGGAACATTCATAGGAGGCTTTGTTATAGCATTTGTCAAGGGGTGGCTTCTTGCCCTTGTCATGCTATCTTCTTTTCCACCTCTTGTCATCGCTGCTGCTGCCATGAGCATCATTATAGGAAAGATGGCATCCAATGGGCAAACTGCTTATTCAGTAGCAGCAACTGTAGTAGAGCAAACAATTGGTTCCATCAGAACT GTTGCATCCTATACAGGGGAGAAGGAAGCTATAACTAAGTACAATAAATCATTAACCAATGCTTACAAGTCTGGTGTCCAAGAGGGCTTGGTTGCTGGGTTGGGACTTGGTGCAGCTATGTTTATTATTTCCTGCAGTTATGCTTTGGCAGTGTGGTTTGGTGGGAAAATGATTCTTGAGGAGGGATATACTGGAGGGGATGTCATTAATGTAGTTATTGCTATTCTTAGTGGCTCCGT ATCGCTTGGGCATGCATCTCCATGCATGAACACTTTTGCTGCTGGACAAGCTGCAGCCTTTAAGATGTTTGAGACGATTAACAAGAAGCTAGAGATAGATGCTTACAACACTAATGGACTGCAATTAGATGATATTCGTGGAGATATAGAACTAAGGGATGTGTATTTTAGTTATCCTACAAGACCTGAAGAACATATATTCActggattttcattttcaataccCAGTGGTGCTACCGCTGCTTTGGTCGggcagagtggaagtgggaaaTCAACAGTTATCACTTTGATTGAAAGATTTTATGATCCACAAGCTGGTGAGATTCTTATTGACAACATTAATCTTAGAGAGTTCCAACTAAAATGGATCAGACAAAAAATGGGGCTTGTCAGCCAGGAACCTGTGTTGTTTACCTCTAGCATTGAAGATAATATTGGTTATGGTAAGGATGGGGCAACTACTGAAGAGATAAGAGCTGCTGCTGAGCTGGCCAATGCTGCTAAATTCATTGATAAACTGCCACAG GGACTAGACACGAGGGTGGGTGAGCATGGAACTCAGTTAT GGGGTCAAAAACAGAGAATTGCTTTAGCCAGAGCTATTCTGAAAGACCCCAGAATTCTATTACTAGACGAAGCTACAAGCGCTCTCGATGCAGAATCTGAGAGACTTGTCCAGGAAGCGTTGGATAGAATTATGACCAACCGAACAACCATTATTATTGCTCATCGCTTGAGTACAGTGAGGAATGCCGATATGATTGCTGTCATACATCAAGGGAGAATTGTTGAAAAGG GTACACATTCTGAGATGATTAAAGATCCTGAAGGACCATATAGCCAGCTTATACGGTTGCAAAATCTTAGCACAATGTCAGAACAAATTGCTTTAAATGACCAGGATAGGCTAGAAGTTGTTTCGAATTCTGGAAGAAATTCAAGTCCGCAATTTTCTTTGTTAGGATCCATAAGTCTGGAATCACCTGGAATTGGAAATAGGCGTTGTCTCTCATTCTCAACTCCATTTGGTGTGGCCACTGCAGTAAGTGTGCAGGAAACAGAAGCTGTAAAAACTAGTACTCCTGCTTCAGCACCAGCCCCAGCCCAACTGCCTCTTGAAGTCTCACTTTGCCGTCTGGCTTATCTTAACAAGCCAGAGGTCCCTGTGTTACTGCTAGGCACCATAGCTGCTGCAGCCAATGGGGTAATTTTACCTTCTTTCGGGATAGTAATCTCTGGGGTAATCAAAACTTTCTATGAGTCAGGAGATGAGCTCCGTAAAGACTCAACATTTTGGGCATTAATCTTTGTTTTACTCGGTGTGGCATCTCTATTGGCTCAACCTTCAAAATCATACTTCTTTGCTGTTGCGGGATGTAAGTTGATAAGACGGATCCGACTAATGTGCTTCAAGAAAGTGGTTTATATGGAAGTAAGTTGGTTTGATGAAGCTGAGCACTCAAGTGGTGCACTAGGTGCAAGACTCTCTGCAGATGCAGCTTCTGTGCGAGGCCTAGTTGGAGATGCACTTGCTTTGCTTGTTGAAAATCTTGCGACTGCTATTGCTGGCTTGGTTATTGCTTTCACAGCAAATTGGATACTGGCTCTGATAATCCTTGTTTTGCTGCCTCTCGTAGGAGTAAATGGATACCTGCAGATAAAGTTCCTGAAAGGATTCAGTGCAGATGCAAAG AAAATGTATGAGGAAGCTAGTCAAATTGCAAATGATGCAGTAGGGAATATAAGAACAGTTTCTTCATTCTGTGCCGAAGAGAAGGTGATGGAATTGTACTGTAGAAAATGTGAAGGCCCTATTAAGATAGGTATAAG CAAGTTCATCAACGCAGTAGGATTTGGGTTGTCGTTATTCTTGCTGTTTTCAGTATATGCATGCAGCTTTTATGTTGGAGCACGACTTGTCGAGGATGGCAAGACAACATTCTCGGAAGTTTCTCGT GTTTTCTTTGCTCTCATCATGATGGCTGTGGGAATTTCGCAGTCGGGTTCCCTGGCCCCTGATGCAAGTAAAGCAAAGAGTGCTGCTGCTTCTATATTTGCAATTCTTGACAGGAAATCAAAGGTAGATTCTAGTGATACGTCTGGAATGACGATAGAAAATTTAAAGGGAGATATTGAGATCCACCATGTCAGCTTCAGGTATCCCACGAGACCTGATGTTCAGATATTCCGGGATCTTTGCTTGACTATTTATTCTGGCAAG ACGGTTGCTTTGGTTGGTGAAAGTGGCAGCGGAAAGTCAACAGTGATCTCCTTGTTGCAGAGGTTCTATGAACCTGATTCTGGTTATATAACACTGGATGGAATTGAACTCCAAAAGCTACAACTGAAGTGGCTAAGGAAGCAAATGGGCTTGGTGAGTCAGGAGCCTGTGTTATTTAATGACACCATCCGGGCCAACATTGCCTATGGAAAGGAAGGAAATGCagcagaagaagaaattttagCTGCAGCAGAATTAGCAAATGCCAACAAGTTTATTTGTAGTTTGCAACag GGGTATGATACTACAGTGGGGGAGCGAGGGGTCCAACTGTCTGGGGGACAAAAACAACGAGTGGCGATAGCTCGAGCAACTTTGAAGGCGCCCAAAATATTACTGCTAGATGAAGCCACCAGCGCTCTTGATGCCGAGTCTGAACATGTGGTTCAAGATGCATTGGATCGAGTTATGGTACACCGAACCACGGTGGTGGTGGCACATCGTTTCTCCACGATCAAGGGGGCTGATTTAATTGTGGTGCTCAAAGATGGGGTGGTGGCAGAAAGAGGAAAGCATCAAACTTTGATCAATATCAAGGATGGCATTTATGCTTCCTTGGTAGCATTACATATCAAAGCTTCTTAA